In a single window of the Euleptes europaea isolate rEulEur1 chromosome 4, rEulEur1.hap1, whole genome shotgun sequence genome:
- the ZBTB5 gene encoding zinc finger and BTB domain-containing protein 5, whose product MDWIMDFPGHFEQIFQQLNYQRLHGQLCDCVIVVGNRHFKAHRSVLAACSTHFRALFTVAEGDQTMNMIQLDSEVVTAEAFAALIDMMYTSTLMLGESNVMDVLLAASHLHLNSVVKACKHYLTTRTLPMSPPSDRVQEQNARMQRSFMLQQLGLSIVSSALNSTQSTEDQTNSMSSSIRGNIEQRSTFPIRRLHKRKQSSEERVRQRIRPSMDDSMMSDVTPESAQAVVHSRDEFFSPDSLKIVDNSKPDGVTDNQEDNTIMFDQSFGAQEDAQVPSQSDNGGGNISQMSMASQATQVETSFDQETGGQKNNFQCENTEVGLSEKDHMRVVVKSEPLSSPEPQDEVSDVTSQAEGSESVEVEGGGVSAEKIELSPESSDRSFSDPQSSTDRVGDIHIMEVTNNLEHKSTFSISNFLNKSRASSFGASQNEDNIPNTTSDCRMDGDASYLMSPESGPGNSHSSATVSHVENPFGESADSHFVRPMQDVMGLPCVQTSGYRGAEQFGMEFPRSGLGLHSLSRAVMGSSRGGAGGFPSYRRIAPKMPVVTSVRSSQLPDNAPNSQLLMNGATSSFENGHPSQPGPPQLTRASADVLSKCKKALSEHNVLVVEGARKYACKICCKTFLTLTDCKKHIRVHTGEKPYACLKCGKRFSQSSHLYKHSKTTCLRWQSSNLPSTLL is encoded by the exons ATGGACTG GATCATGGATTTTCCTGGGCACTTTGAGCAAATCTTCCAGCAACTGAATTATCAACGGCTCCACGGCCAACTTTGCGACTGTGTGATTGTAGTCGGGAACAGGCACTTCAAGGCGCACCGATCGGTGTTGGCAGCATGCAGCACGCACTTTCGAGCCCTTTTCACGGTAGCAGAAGGAGATCAGACCATGAACATGATCCAGTTGGACAGCGAGGTGGTGACGGCCGAGGCCTTCGCCGCCCTCATTGATATGATGTACACCTCCACCCTTATGCTCGGAGAGAGTAACGTTATGGATGTGTTGCTGGCGGCTTCTCACCTCCACTTGAACTCTGTGGTGAAAGCGTGCAAACACTACCTGACCACAAGGACGCTACCAATGTCGCCACCGAGTGATAGGGTTCAAGAGCAGAACGCCCGCATGCAGCGGTCCTTCATGCTTCAGCAGCTTGGACTCAGCATAGTGAGCTCTGCCTTAAACTCCACCCAAAGCACAGAGGATCAGACGAATTCTATGAGTTCATCAATCCGCGGTAACATAGAGCAGCGGAGTACATTTCCAATACGACGCCTACATAAGCGCAAACAGTCTTCTGAAGAAAGGGTTAGACAGCGCATCAGACCTTCCATGGATGACTCCATGATGTCCGATGTTACTCCAGAGAGTGCCCAGGCGGTGGTACATTCGCGagatgaatttttttccccagactcCTTGAAAATTGTAGACAATTCTAAGCCAGACGGTGTAACCGACAACCAAGAAGATAACACTATTATGTTTGACCAGTCCTTCGGTGCTCAAGAAGATGCCCAGGTGCCCAGTCAGTCGGACAACGGTGGGGGGAATATTTCCCAGATGTCCATGGCATCACAGGCAACTCAAGTTGAAACTAGCTTTGACCAGGAGACCGGTGGCCAGAAAAATAACTTTCAGTGCGAGAACACCGAGGTTGGTCTAAGTGAAAAAGATCACATGAGAGTGGTGGTGAAATCTGAGCCTTTGAGTTCCCCAGAGCCCCAAGACGAAGTGAGCGATGTGACTTCCCAAGCCGAGGGAAGTGAATCAGTGGAagtggaagggggaggagtaagCGCCGAAAAGATAGAACTGAGCCCAGAGAGTAGCGACCGTAGCTTTTCGGATCCCCAGTCCAGCACGGATAGGGTGGGAGACATCCATATCATGGAAGTCACAAATAACCTGGAGCACAAGTCCACATTCAGTATTTCAAATTTCCTGAACAAGAGCAGAGCCAGCAGCTTTGGGGCTAGCCAGAACGAGGACAACATTCCCAACACAacgagtgactgcagaatggatggGGATGCCTCTTATTTAATGAGCCCAGAGTCTGGGCCTGGTAACAGTCATTCCTCCGCTACAGTCTCTCACGTGGAAAACCCGTTCGGTGAGAGCGCAGACTCTCATTTTGTCAGGCCCATGCAGGACGTCATGGGTCTGCCTTGCGTACAGACGTCTGGCTACCGGGGAGCGGAACAGTTTGGGATGGAATTCCCGAGATCTGGCTTGGGGTTGCATTCCTTATCAAGAGCCGTGATGGGCTCTTCCAGGGGCGGAGCGGGCGGCTTCCCTAGCTACCGCCGCATAGCTCCCAAAATGCCCGTCGTGACCTCGGTTCGGAGCTCTCAGTTACCGGACAACGCTCCTAATTCTCAGCTGCTAATGAACGGCGCCACTTCCTCTTTTGAAAACGGGCATCCTTCACAGCCGGGCCCACCCCAGCTGACCCGGGCGTCTGCTGACGTCCTTTCAAAATGCAAGAAGGCCTTATCAGAACACAACGTCTTGGTGGTAGAAGGCGCACGCAAGTATGCGTGCAAAATCTGCTGCAAGACGTTTCTCACCTTAACAGACTGCAAGAAGCACATCCGTgtgcacacaggagagaaaccgtatgCCTGTTTAAAGTGTGGCAAAAGGTTTAGCCAGTCGAGCCATTTGTATAAACATTCCAAGACTACTTGCCTTCGCTGGCAAAGCAGCAATCTACCCAGCACTTTGCTTTAA